A single Emys orbicularis isolate rEmyOrb1 chromosome 21 unlocalized genomic scaffold, rEmyOrb1.hap1 SUPER_21_unloc_5, whole genome shotgun sequence DNA region contains:
- the LOC135895060 gene encoding blue-sensitive opsin-like, with amino-acid sequence MHKTRDLRDDLPEDFFIPVPLDTNNLTALSPFLVPQTHLGSPVIFMGMSAFMFLLIVLGVPINVLTVFCTAKYKKLRSHLNYILVNLAVANLLVISVGTTTAFYSFSQMYFALGPMACKIEGFAATLGGMVSLWSLAVVAFERFLVICKPLGNFTFRGTHAIIGCLLTWVFGLVASAPPLFGWSRYIPEGLQCSCGPDWYTTSNKWNNESYVIFLFCFCFGVPLSVIVFSYGRLLLTLRAVAKQQEQSASTQKAEREVTKMVVVMVAGFLVCWLPYASFALWVVTHRGEPFDVRLASVPSVFSKASTVYNPVIYVFMNKQFRSCMLKLVFCGRSPFGEDDDVSGSSQATQVSSVSSSQVSPA; translated from the exons ATGCACAAGACCCGCGACTTGCGGGATGACCTCCCGGAGGATTTTTTCATCCCGGTGCCTCTGGACACAAACAATCTGACGGCGCTGAGCCCGTTCCTGGTGCCGCAGACACACCTGGGCAGCCCGGTCATCTTCATGGGCATGTCGGCCTTCATGTTCCTGCTCATTGTGCTGGGCGTGCCCATCAACGTCCTCACCGTCTTCTGCACCGCCAAGTACAAGAAGCTGCGCTCCCACCTCAACTACATCCTGGTCAACCTGGCCGTGGCCAACCTGCTGGTGATCTCCGTGGGCACCACCACGGCCTTCTATAGCTTCTCCCAGATGTACTTCGCCCTGGGCCCCATGGCCTGCAAGATCGAGGGGTTCGCCGCCACACTGGGGG GCATGGTGAGTCTCTGGTCTCTGGCCGTCGTGGCCTTCGAGCGATTCCTGGTGATCTGCAAACCCCTGGGGAACTTCACGTTCCGCGGCACCCACGCCATCATCGGCTGCCTCCTCACCTGGGTCTTCGGCCTCGTTGCTTCTGCACCCCCCCTCTTCGGATGGAGCCG GTACATCCCCGAGGGGCTCCAGTGCTCATGCGGCCCCGACTGGTACACGACCAGCAACAAGTGGAACAACGAGTCCTACGTGATCTTCCTCTTCTGCTTCTGCTTCGGGGTCCCCCTCAGCGTCATCGTCTTCTCCTACGGCCGCCTGCTGCTGACGCTGCGCGCT gtGGCCAAGCAGCAGGAGCAGTCGGCCTCAACGCAGAAGGCCGAGCGGGAGGTGACCaagatggtggtggtgatggtggccGGGTTCCTGGTGTGCTGGCTGCCCTACGCCTCCTTCGCGCTGTGGGTCGTGACGCACCGTGGGGAGCCCTTCGACGTGCGCCTGGCCTCCGTGCCCTCCGTCTTCTCCAAGGCCTCCACCGTCTACAACCCCGTCATCTACGTCTTCATGAACAAGCAG TTCCGCTCCTGCATGCTGAAGCTGGTGTTCTGCGGCCGCAGCCCCTTCGGGGAGGACGACGACGTCTCAGGGTCCTCGCAGGCCACCCAGGTCTCCTCCGTCTCCTCCAGCCAGGTGTCCCCGGCGTAG